From the Candidatus Binatia bacterium genome, one window contains:
- a CDS encoding VOC family protein, whose protein sequence is MIAVRGLDHFVLRVRDLDRALAFYRDVLGLDVLCLDEFRAGTRPFVSVRIGEQLLDLVPDPSFAGPGGGPHDGFLHFCVQVAGSVKQYVPLLRNQGVEIVDEEPAWRLGARGWGWSVYVRDPDGYVVELKECEA, encoded by the coding sequence ATGATTGCCGTACGAGGCTTGGATCATTTCGTCTTGCGGGTGCGCGACCTCGATCGTGCGTTGGCTTTTTACCGCGACGTGCTCGGACTCGACGTTCTCTGCCTCGACGAATTTCGCGCTGGCACGCGGCCATTTGTCTCCGTGCGGATCGGGGAACAGTTGCTCGACCTCGTTCCTGACCCGAGTTTTGCCGGGCCCGGCGGCGGACCTCATGACGGTTTTTTGCACTTCTGCGTGCAGGTAGCAGGCAGCGTGAAGCAATACGTGCCGTTGCTGCGCAACCAGGGTGTGGAGATCGTGGACGAGGAGCCCGCATGGCGCTTGGGCGCGCGCGGTTGGGGTTGGTCGGTCTACGTCCGCGATCCCGACGGATATGTCGTGGAGTTGAAGGAGTGTGAAGCGTGA
- a CDS encoding succinate dehydrogenase cytochrome b subunit, producing MSKLGSLFQSTVGLKWLMGLTGLILSGFVVVHMLGNLQIYLGPDAINAYAESLRKMPALLWTARIVLLVAFVLHVFSAFRITQWNRAARPQPYEVWSPQVTTYAARTMFMGGLILAGFVLYHLAHFTFGLTHPEHFKLHDAKGRHDVYAMVVLGFRQPLVSLTYLFAMLPLMLHLQHGVSSFLQTFGINHPRYNAVIRALGPIVGLIVFFGNCSIPLAVLAGWIPYPVVGR from the coding sequence ATGAGCAAACTGGGCAGCCTGTTCCAGTCGACCGTGGGATTGAAATGGCTCATGGGCCTGACCGGGCTCATCCTGTCCGGCTTCGTGGTCGTGCACATGCTCGGCAACTTGCAAATCTACCTCGGTCCCGACGCAATCAATGCGTATGCGGAGTCGCTGCGCAAAATGCCAGCACTGTTGTGGACGGCTCGCATCGTTCTCCTCGTTGCCTTCGTGCTGCATGTGTTTTCCGCGTTTCGCATCACGCAGTGGAATCGGGCCGCACGCCCGCAGCCGTACGAGGTGTGGTCGCCGCAGGTCACCACCTATGCCGCGCGCACCATGTTCATGGGTGGGCTCATTTTGGCTGGCTTTGTCCTCTACCACCTCGCGCACTTCACTTTCGGGCTAACGCACCCGGAGCATTTCAAGCTTCACGATGCCAAGGGGCGGCACGACGTGTATGCCATGGTCGTGTTAGGTTTTCGGCAGCCGCTCGTGTCCCTCACATACCTCTTCGCCATGCTGCCGTTAATGCTGCACCTCCAGCATGGTGTCTCGAGCTTCTTGCAAACCTTCGGGATCAACCACCCGCGCTACAATGCCGTGATCCGTGCCTTGGGGCCGATCGTTGGGCTCATCGTGTTCTTCGGCAACTGTTCCATTCCGCTTGCCGTGCTGGCTGGCTGGATTCCTTATCCCGTGGTGGGAAGGTGA
- a CDS encoding fumarate reductase/succinate dehydrogenase flavoprotein subunit — MILDGRVPPGPLEQKWDRHRNELALVNPANKRKFHIIVVGTGLAGASAAASLAELGYQVSAFCFHDSPRRAHSIAAQGGINAAKNYQNDGDSVWRLFYDTIKGGDFRSREANVYRLAQVSVNIIDQCVAQGVPFAREYGGLLANRSFGGAQVSRTFYARGQTGQQLLLGAYSALCRQIGLGQVKMYPRTEMLDLVVVNGHAKGIITRNLLTGEIQRHAADAVVLATGGYGNVFYLSTNAVNSNVTATYRAYKRGAFFANPCFTQIHPTCIPVSGDHQSKLTLMSESLRNDGRVWVPKKKGDTRPPDQIPEDERDYFLERMYPSYGNLAPRDIASRAAKRVCDEGRGVGPGGLGVYLDFSDAIRRLGIDVVRERYGNLFDMYREITNEDPYKVPMRIYPAVHYTMGGLWVDYNLMSNLPGLFVIGEANFSDHGANRLGASALMQGLADGYFILPYTIGDYLARSKQPRPSVDAPEFREAEAQTRKGIERLLSINGKHPVDVFHRQLGKLLWDNCGMSRSEASLRHALEEIPKIRERFWSEARVTGGPEELNQALERAGRVADFLEFAELMCLDALERRESCGGHFREEFQTEDGEAKRDDENFCHVAAWEYQGPNERPVRHIEPLRFEFVQLTTRSYK; from the coding sequence ATGATTTTGGACGGACGCGTACCGCCGGGTCCCCTGGAGCAAAAGTGGGATCGCCATCGCAACGAGCTGGCGTTGGTCAACCCCGCCAACAAGCGCAAGTTTCACATCATCGTTGTCGGCACTGGGCTTGCGGGTGCATCGGCTGCGGCGAGCTTGGCGGAGCTGGGCTACCAGGTGTCGGCTTTTTGTTTTCACGATAGCCCGCGGCGGGCGCACAGCATTGCTGCCCAAGGGGGGATCAACGCGGCAAAGAACTACCAAAACGACGGCGACAGCGTGTGGCGGCTGTTTTACGACACGATCAAAGGCGGCGACTTCCGCTCGCGCGAAGCCAACGTGTATCGGCTCGCACAGGTCTCAGTGAACATTATCGACCAGTGCGTTGCGCAGGGGGTTCCGTTTGCCCGCGAGTACGGTGGGCTCTTGGCGAACCGCTCTTTCGGTGGCGCGCAAGTATCGCGCACGTTTTATGCGCGCGGCCAGACCGGACAACAACTCTTGCTCGGCGCGTATTCGGCTCTCTGCCGCCAAATCGGTCTCGGCCAGGTGAAAATGTATCCGCGCACAGAAATGCTGGACCTAGTGGTGGTCAACGGTCACGCCAAGGGCATCATCACGCGCAACCTCCTCACCGGTGAGATCCAACGGCACGCGGCCGATGCCGTGGTGCTCGCCACCGGCGGGTACGGCAACGTGTTTTACTTGTCGACCAATGCGGTGAACTCCAACGTCACTGCCACCTATCGGGCGTATAAACGCGGCGCGTTTTTCGCGAACCCGTGCTTTACGCAAATTCACCCCACCTGCATTCCCGTGAGCGGCGACCACCAGAGCAAACTCACCCTCATGTCGGAATCCTTGCGCAACGATGGTCGCGTGTGGGTGCCGAAAAAGAAGGGGGATACGAGGCCGCCCGATCAAATTCCCGAGGACGAGCGCGATTACTTCCTCGAGCGCATGTATCCAAGCTACGGTAACTTGGCGCCGCGCGACATCGCGTCGCGAGCAGCCAAGCGCGTGTGCGACGAGGGGCGCGGCGTCGGCCCGGGAGGGCTCGGGGTCTACCTTGACTTCAGCGATGCCATTCGCCGCCTGGGGATCGACGTCGTGCGCGAGCGTTATGGCAACTTGTTCGACATGTACCGGGAGATCACCAACGAGGACCCGTACAAGGTACCGATGCGGATTTATCCGGCGGTGCACTACACGATGGGCGGTCTCTGGGTGGACTACAACCTCATGAGCAATTTGCCCGGGCTGTTCGTAATCGGAGAAGCGAACTTTTCCGACCACGGGGCCAACCGGCTGGGAGCGAGCGCGCTGATGCAAGGGCTGGCCGACGGCTACTTTATTCTCCCGTACACAATCGGCGACTACTTGGCCCGCAGCAAGCAGCCGCGTCCGAGTGTGGATGCGCCGGAGTTCCGCGAGGCCGAAGCACAGACCCGCAAGGGAATCGAGCGTTTGCTCAGCATCAATGGCAAGCATCCGGTGGACGTCTTTCACCGCCAACTCGGCAAACTCTTGTGGGACAACTGCGGCATGTCGCGCAGCGAGGCGAGCTTGCGCCACGCACTCGAAGAAATTCCGAAAATTCGCGAGCGCTTTTGGAGCGAGGCCCGGGTGACCGGCGGTCCGGAGGAACTCAACCAAGCTCTGGAGCGTGCTGGGCGCGTGGCCGATTTTCTGGAGTTTGCGGAGCTCATGTGTCTCGATGCCTTGGAGCGCCGGGAATCCTGCGGCGGGCACTTTCGCGAGGAGTTCCAAACCGAAGACGGCGAGGCCAAGCGGGACGACGAGAACTTCTGCCACGTGGCGGCTTGGGAATACCAAGGGCCGAACGAGCGGCCGGTTCGCCACATCGAACCGTTGCGCTTCGAGTTCGTGCAGCTCACCACGAGGAGTTACAAGTAA
- a CDS encoding M20/M25/M40 family metallo-hydrolase, whose amino-acid sequence MSRSNARQWPWMLVAAALLLGAHSRAAEIDWAAVEAEGTQLLREYLRIDTTNPPGNELAAARFWEEKFRAAGLSPQVFETSPGRGGVWARLSGRGMGGAVVLLHHLDVVPAEPSQWKHPPFAAKEEGGYVYGRGAVDAKGLGVVQALAVLLLHRQGIVPARDVLFVATPDEEAGGRLGAGWFVEHLLPRLGRVEFVLNEGGHIRPMPSGKLAFEVAVAEKTPLWLRLTARGRAGHGSVPPAETAVTKLIQALARVHATPRALRVTDEVQRYFAALAPLQVGGQAAAFADLRASLVEERFRQQFLLEPRQAALVQDTIAITVLQGSPKTNVIPATAVAELDCRLLPGTEPQAFLERLMQAIADPTIQVETLLQFPPSSSSVDTALYAAIERVAERENGRVVPSVLTGFTDSHYFRERGIVSYGFAPFVMTETELQGMHGIDERISKKNLRDGTRRLIEILSELGK is encoded by the coding sequence ATGTCGAGGTCGAATGCACGACAGTGGCCTTGGATGTTGGTGGCGGCGGCGCTGCTCCTCGGCGCTCACAGCCGGGCTGCAGAGATCGACTGGGCTGCGGTCGAGGCGGAGGGCACACAGCTCTTGCGCGAGTACTTGCGCATCGACACCACCAATCCGCCGGGCAACGAGCTCGCCGCAGCGCGCTTTTGGGAGGAGAAATTTCGCGCCGCCGGACTCTCCCCCCAAGTGTTCGAAACCTCGCCGGGCCGTGGTGGCGTGTGGGCGCGGCTTTCCGGGCGCGGAATGGGTGGGGCTGTGGTGCTGTTGCATCACCTCGACGTTGTGCCGGCAGAGCCCTCGCAATGGAAACACCCGCCGTTTGCCGCGAAGGAAGAGGGCGGATACGTGTATGGGCGTGGAGCCGTGGACGCTAAGGGCCTCGGCGTCGTACAAGCCCTGGCGGTGTTGCTGCTGCACCGCCAGGGGATCGTGCCCGCACGCGACGTCCTATTCGTGGCCACACCCGACGAAGAAGCTGGCGGTCGCCTCGGAGCAGGCTGGTTCGTGGAGCACTTGCTGCCCCGCTTGGGAAGGGTGGAATTCGTGTTGAACGAGGGTGGCCATATTCGTCCGATGCCTTCCGGCAAACTTGCCTTCGAGGTGGCGGTTGCGGAGAAAACCCCGCTGTGGTTGCGTTTGACCGCGCGGGGTAGAGCCGGCCACGGTTCGGTCCCCCCGGCAGAGACCGCTGTGACCAAACTCATCCAAGCGCTCGCTCGGGTGCATGCCACGCCGCGCGCGCTGCGTGTGACCGACGAGGTGCAGCGCTACTTTGCCGCCCTTGCGCCACTTCAGGTGGGTGGCCAAGCGGCGGCCTTCGCCGACTTGCGCGCCTCGCTTGTGGAGGAACGCTTTCGCCAGCAGTTTTTGCTCGAGCCCCGGCAGGCTGCATTGGTACAGGACACTATTGCCATCACCGTGCTCCAAGGCAGCCCGAAAACCAACGTGATCCCCGCCACTGCGGTGGCTGAGCTCGACTGCCGGCTCCTGCCGGGAACGGAGCCGCAGGCTTTCCTCGAACGGCTGATGCAAGCGATTGCTGATCCGACGATTCAGGTCGAAACCTTGCTGCAATTCCCACCCTCTTCATCGTCCGTCGATACGGCCCTGTACGCCGCCATCGAGCGGGTTGCCGAACGGGAAAACGGGCGCGTGGTGCCCAGCGTGCTTACTGGCTTTACCGACAGCCACTACTTCCGCGAGCGGGGAATCGTGAGCTACGGCTTTGCCCCCTTCGTCATGACCGAAACCGAGCTGCAAGGGATGCATGGCATCGACGAACGCATCAGCAAGAAAAACCTGCGCGACGGCACCCGCCGCCTAATCGAAATCCTCAGCGAGCTGGGCAAATGA
- a CDS encoding sulfatase yields MAPPKRQPADSRFKAWSAIRTASRGCLAVASALSFVFCGCRQADSAAPLRGADVVLIVVDTLRADHLGFAGYALPTSPFLDRLAAESTVFTDALAPSSYTRESVAGLFTGMWPACSGAIGWNAAPEQVATTLAEELAQAGYETVMLTLTTMLQAPPFARGFARVEHLAKQWGVSRAGWQLTERALEIWREPRNRPLFLYLHYLDPHGPYDPPPEMLARFPERSEVVLDLYRDVRPKLPQLRAAGFDRSDPRLQEMVRRYDAEIAHTDQALEQLFAGLRASQRRPLLVVVTADHGEEFLEHGFVEHAWTLYEESVRVPLLWWSPGRLPPQRSSAPASLVDIFPTIRALVGIAPTPARGQVQGAVLFALDRGRLRVAEMANRQRWAELGITERNVVRALWWQGWKYVVARRWLDPDQRSHSSKIEEQLRSTGNTPPLPPAGAEVREELFHLASDPLEQRNSISDAGEVLAGLRTHARDQEERCPLAGTRPKAPVTLAPHEAEALRQLGY; encoded by the coding sequence ATGGCACCACCAAAGCGGCAACCGGCGGACTCCCGCTTTAAGGCGTGGTCGGCCATTCGCACTGCGTCTAGGGGCTGCTTGGCGGTCGCTTCGGCGTTGTCGTTCGTGTTCTGCGGATGCCGGCAAGCGGATTCCGCTGCGCCGCTTCGCGGGGCCGACGTCGTTTTGATCGTCGTCGACACCCTGCGGGCCGACCATCTGGGATTCGCGGGCTACGCCCTACCCACATCGCCGTTCTTGGATCGATTGGCCGCGGAATCCACGGTTTTCACGGATGCGTTAGCGCCCTCGTCGTACACGCGGGAGTCAGTGGCCGGGCTCTTCACGGGCATGTGGCCGGCATGCAGCGGTGCGATTGGCTGGAATGCTGCGCCCGAGCAGGTTGCCACCACATTGGCCGAGGAACTTGCGCAGGCTGGTTACGAAACAGTCATGCTTACCCTCACGACGATGCTGCAAGCTCCACCCTTTGCCCGCGGCTTCGCGCGCGTGGAACACTTGGCTAAGCAGTGGGGCGTTAGCCGTGCGGGTTGGCAACTCACCGAGCGGGCCTTGGAAATTTGGCGCGAACCACGGAACCGCCCGTTGTTCTTGTACTTGCACTACCTCGATCCCCACGGCCCCTACGACCCGCCGCCGGAAATGCTGGCCCGTTTTCCGGAGAGATCCGAGGTTGTCTTGGATCTTTATCGCGACGTGCGCCCAAAGCTTCCGCAGCTACGCGCCGCGGGGTTCGACCGCAGCGATCCTCGGTTGCAAGAAATGGTGCGCCGTTACGACGCGGAAATCGCCCACACGGACCAAGCGTTGGAGCAACTCTTCGCTGGTCTTCGCGCAAGCCAGCGGCGTCCGCTACTGGTCGTGGTCACGGCGGATCACGGCGAAGAATTCCTCGAACATGGTTTCGTGGAGCACGCGTGGACACTCTACGAGGAAAGTGTGCGCGTCCCCCTCCTGTGGTGGTCTCCTGGAAGGCTCCCGCCGCAGCGCTCCTCTGCCCCGGCGTCGCTGGTGGATATATTCCCCACCATCCGAGCGCTGGTGGGCATCGCGCCCACCCCGGCGCGCGGGCAAGTTCAAGGTGCGGTGCTGTTTGCGCTGGACCGCGGCAGGTTACGGGTGGCGGAGATGGCGAACCGCCAGCGCTGGGCCGAGTTGGGCATTACGGAGCGCAATGTCGTGCGCGCGCTTTGGTGGCAAGGCTGGAAGTACGTGGTCGCACGGCGCTGGCTGGATCCGGATCAACGCTCGCACTCGAGCAAAATCGAAGAGCAACTCAGGTCGACAGGGAACACGCCACCCCTGCCGCCGGCTGGCGCGGAAGTGCGCGAAGAACTGTTCCATCTTGCCAGCGACCCGCTAGAGCAGCGCAACAGCATCAGCGATGCCGGTGAGGTGCTCGCGGGGTTGCGCACGCACGCGCGCGACCAGGAGGAGCGCTGCCCGCTGGCTGGGACGCGGCCGAAGGCACCCGTCACGTTGGCTCCTCACGAAGCCGAGGCGCTCCGGCAACTCGGCTACTAG
- a CDS encoding EamA family transporter, giving the protein MTTGALAAVLFSSFLHALWNLFNKGSADRWAFFLGQGTVAAVCYAPLALWLMVSQPFAATSWLWMALSVATHAGYAVYLLRAYDAGDLSVAYPLSRTAPVLLAAWDALVVGEPVTAAGVAGALLAGGGAVVLQWPSIRAQGLRAVLRAPVTRYALLTALFVALFTVVDKQGVSLLHPLVFLYFVSLGETCVIAFLLRREAPTRLRNEWQRNAWRMAATGMLGGFSYLLILWALASAPASYVLGLRQCSIVFGVVLAHFVLRELETRYRLAGASVIAFGSALIALYG; this is encoded by the coding sequence ATGACCACAGGGGCGCTTGCAGCCGTGCTCTTCTCCTCGTTTCTCCACGCCCTGTGGAACCTCTTCAACAAAGGGAGTGCCGACCGTTGGGCTTTCTTCCTCGGCCAAGGAACCGTGGCGGCCGTGTGTTATGCGCCCCTTGCGCTATGGCTGATGGTCTCGCAGCCGTTCGCCGCAACCAGTTGGTTATGGATGGCCCTGTCGGTCGCAACCCATGCGGGCTACGCGGTCTATCTATTGCGGGCATACGACGCTGGGGATCTTTCCGTCGCCTACCCGTTGAGTCGCACGGCCCCGGTGCTCCTCGCGGCGTGGGACGCGCTCGTTGTCGGGGAACCTGTGACCGCCGCGGGTGTGGCGGGCGCGCTGCTCGCCGGCGGCGGCGCGGTGGTGCTGCAGTGGCCGAGCATTCGCGCGCAGGGCTTGCGGGCAGTGCTGCGGGCGCCCGTCACCCGCTACGCACTACTCACCGCGCTCTTCGTTGCGCTGTTCACTGTGGTGGATAAACAAGGCGTGAGCCTGCTTCACCCGCTGGTGTTCTTGTACTTCGTGAGCCTCGGCGAAACTTGCGTGATCGCGTTTCTCCTTCGGCGCGAAGCGCCCACCCGGCTTCGCAACGAATGGCAGCGCAACGCCTGGCGCATGGCGGCCACTGGGATGCTCGGTGGATTTTCTTACCTCCTCATCCTGTGGGCGCTCGCCAGTGCTCCGGCAAGTTACGTCCTGGGATTGCGGCAGTGCAGCATCGTTTTCGGCGTGGTGCTCGCGCACTTCGTGCTGCGCGAATTGGAAACGCGCTACCGTCTCGCGGGCGCCAGCGTGATCGCTTTCGGCAGCGCCCTCATCGCTCTGTACGGCTGA
- a CDS encoding succinate dehydrogenase/fumarate reductase iron-sulfur subunit, translated as MRLTLRIWRQKNASSPGNFVMYVKDNVVPDMSFLEMLDALNRELVERGEEPVAFESDCREGICGSCSLVINGIPHGPGRGKASCQLYMRHFRDGDTITVEPFRAKPFPVLRDLVVDRSAFDRIMQAGGFISVNTGGAPDANTILVPKQAQELAMDAAACIGCGACVAACKNASAMLFVAAKVSHLGLLPQGQPERYRRVRNMVAQMDKEGFGGCTNTFECEAVCPKQISVRFIARLNRDYLRATLLEP; from the coding sequence ATGCGGCTCACGTTGCGGATCTGGCGGCAAAAGAACGCCTCTTCGCCGGGCAACTTCGTGATGTACGTGAAGGACAACGTCGTGCCCGACATGTCCTTTCTTGAAATGCTCGATGCCCTCAACCGCGAGCTCGTCGAGCGCGGGGAAGAACCGGTTGCCTTCGAAAGCGACTGCCGCGAGGGCATTTGCGGATCCTGCTCGCTGGTGATCAACGGCATTCCTCATGGCCCTGGGCGGGGAAAGGCCAGTTGCCAACTGTACATGCGCCACTTCCGCGACGGCGACACGATCACCGTGGAGCCGTTTCGCGCGAAGCCTTTCCCGGTGCTGCGCGACCTAGTCGTCGACCGCAGTGCGTTCGACCGCATCATGCAGGCCGGCGGGTTCATTTCGGTGAACACCGGTGGTGCCCCCGACGCCAACACCATCCTGGTGCCCAAACAAGCACAGGAGCTCGCTATGGATGCAGCCGCATGCATCGGCTGTGGGGCCTGTGTGGCGGCGTGCAAAAATGCCTCCGCGATGTTGTTCGTGGCCGCAAAGGTGTCGCACCTGGGCCTGCTGCCGCAAGGACAACCGGAGCGTTATCGCCGCGTGCGCAACATGGTGGCGCAGATGGATAAGGAGGGATTCGGCGGCTGCACGAACACCTTCGAGTGCGAAGCCGTGTGCCCCAAGCAAATTAGCGTGCGCTTCATCGCCCGCCTGAACCGCGACTACCTGCGCGCCACTCTGCTGGAGCCGTAG
- a CDS encoding DHHA1 domain-containing protein: MTQENRPRYLHVVSHGPQCLDGVTAAVVLASFHPQCEVEAVFCSNTGVNHTLREFRCEPKEAEHEIWITDISWVEPEVDQHLTELQKQGVRLYWIDHHRTALERYRSGGVHVPFTDLVLDESFAASRLVYDYLRRTRPLAAEPSALSKLVAMADDNDRWLHQIPDSHALALAVNAMNSPSAYDELLAFARTGKWSERLRAAYATARQDVSRSIALAERSRVELAVPEVGVVLVTAVCDGYPSEVADHWNRSAERTVFALFDLRAHSVSFRRSPDCSVDVSQIAKRLGGGGHPAAAGCELPALLQDLAQALAREVVPVLRRTS; encoded by the coding sequence GTGACTCAGGAAAATCGGCCCCGCTATCTTCACGTCGTCAGCCACGGCCCGCAATGCCTCGACGGTGTCACCGCCGCTGTCGTCCTGGCGAGCTTCCACCCGCAGTGCGAGGTCGAAGCGGTATTTTGCAGCAACACCGGTGTCAACCACACCCTGCGCGAATTCCGCTGCGAACCCAAGGAGGCGGAACACGAAATTTGGATCACGGACATCTCTTGGGTGGAACCTGAGGTCGATCAGCATTTGACCGAGCTGCAAAAACAAGGCGTGCGGCTGTACTGGATCGACCACCACCGCACGGCCCTGGAACGTTACCGCAGCGGCGGAGTCCACGTGCCCTTTACGGACTTGGTGTTGGACGAGTCCTTTGCGGCCTCGCGCTTGGTGTACGACTACCTGCGCCGAACACGCCCGCTGGCGGCAGAACCCTCTGCGTTGTCCAAGCTCGTTGCCATGGCTGACGACAACGACCGCTGGTTGCACCAAATCCCCGACTCGCACGCGCTGGCGTTGGCGGTCAATGCCATGAATAGCCCTTCAGCTTACGACGAACTGCTCGCCTTCGCGCGCACGGGGAAGTGGAGTGAGCGTTTACGGGCTGCCTACGCCACAGCACGGCAAGATGTAAGCCGCAGCATCGCGCTGGCCGAGCGGAGCCGAGTGGAACTGGCGGTCCCGGAAGTCGGCGTGGTGTTGGTGACCGCGGTGTGCGACGGCTACCCGAGCGAGGTTGCGGACCATTGGAATCGATCGGCCGAGCGCACGGTGTTTGCCTTGTTCGACTTGCGCGCACACAGCGTGAGTTTTCGCCGTTCGCCGGATTGCAGCGTAGATGTCTCGCAAATTGCCAAGCGCCTCGGTGGTGGCGGCCATCCAGCAGCCGCTGGATGTGAACTGCCCGCCTTGCTGCAAGACCTGGCGCAGGCACTGGCCCGCGAAGTCGTGCCTGTGCTGCGGCGCACATCGTAG
- a CDS encoding matrixin family metalloprotease translates to MKSFLGAPSRGPLLNGTRTWDENTTLAANEWNAQGANVSMTVQVGGSFFDPCGRQGPNHACDNTGPAGDNPVMFANDFCGRDFGDIIQLTNNCYRPDTGTMVNAPVFINARVRWNAYDGPLRFDVSTGTPDPVYDIRRVLLHELGHVLGLAHPDEANPPQTVVAIMNSRVSNIDRLQPDDVAGLRAIYPAPPAVQPTPSQGCAVASGGDPLWISGLLVLWLIATLRQR, encoded by the coding sequence GTGAAGTCGTTCTTAGGCGCGCCTAGCCGTGGCCCGCTCCTCAACGGCACCCGCACTTGGGACGAAAACACCACCTTGGCGGCAAACGAGTGGAATGCGCAAGGCGCGAATGTCTCGATGACGGTGCAGGTCGGCGGGTCGTTCTTCGATCCGTGCGGGCGCCAAGGGCCCAACCATGCGTGCGATAACACCGGACCGGCAGGGGACAACCCAGTAATGTTTGCCAACGACTTTTGCGGACGGGACTTTGGCGACATTATCCAGCTCACCAACAACTGTTACCGCCCGGACACGGGCACCATGGTGAACGCGCCGGTATTCATCAATGCTCGCGTGCGCTGGAATGCGTACGACGGGCCGCTCCGTTTCGATGTGTCTACGGGCACGCCCGATCCGGTTTACGACATCCGCCGCGTGCTCTTGCACGAGCTCGGGCATGTGCTCGGGCTGGCGCATCCCGATGAAGCAAACCCGCCGCAAACTGTGGTCGCCATCATGAACTCACGGGTAAGTAACATCGACCGGCTGCAGCCCGACGACGTTGCCGGCCTTCGTGCCATTTACCCTGCTCCTCCCGCCGTGCAACCGACTCCGTCGCAGGGATGCGCGGTGGCCTCGGGAGGCGACCCGCTCTGGATTTCTGGGTTGTTGGTTTTGTGGCTGATCGCAACGTTGCGGCAAAGGTGA
- a CDS encoding acyl-CoA dehydrogenase family protein translates to MAIDFSFPSEIEEVRLKVREFIREVVRPREQEIEQHPNDRSFLIRKIIEMRQAAREWGLWLPHMPKEYGGMGLGHVAMAAVQAEAAKSAFGPFALNAQAPDEGNMHTLLHWGTEQQKEKYLRPLCEGIIRSCFAMTEPEVAGSDPTLIQTRAVLDGDEWVINGHKWFISGARGASFAILIARTEDNPPIPQAANSAFIVDLPAEGWTIVRDIETMAGSHNHCEIRIENLRVPRENLLGQRGQGHLLGQSRLGPARLAHCMRWIGQAEMALDMMVDRALKRYAHGSYLAEKQGIQWMIADSAMELYQCKLMVLHAAYKIDRGEDFRSEVSMAKHFVANALNRIIDRAIQVHGALGYSLDTPLARMAQHARWARFADGADEVHQWRIAQRTIEAYKRDGTTKAATGGLPL, encoded by the coding sequence ATGGCTATCGACTTCTCCTTCCCGTCGGAAATCGAAGAGGTTCGTTTGAAGGTCCGGGAGTTCATCCGCGAGGTCGTGCGCCCACGGGAACAAGAAATCGAGCAGCACCCAAACGACCGCTCCTTCTTGATCCGCAAGATTATCGAAATGCGCCAAGCTGCTCGGGAGTGGGGCTTGTGGCTGCCCCACATGCCGAAAGAATACGGCGGTATGGGGCTCGGCCATGTGGCGATGGCAGCGGTGCAAGCCGAGGCAGCGAAGTCGGCATTTGGACCGTTTGCCCTCAACGCGCAAGCACCCGACGAGGGCAACATGCACACCCTGCTCCATTGGGGCACGGAACAGCAAAAGGAGAAATACCTCCGGCCGCTGTGCGAAGGCATCATCCGCTCGTGCTTCGCCATGACCGAGCCGGAAGTTGCCGGTTCGGATCCGACCTTGATCCAAACCCGTGCCGTGCTCGACGGCGATGAGTGGGTGATCAACGGCCACAAGTGGTTCATTTCCGGTGCACGCGGGGCGAGCTTTGCGATTTTGATTGCGCGCACCGAGGACAATCCGCCGATTCCCCAAGCGGCAAACTCTGCGTTTATCGTCGACCTTCCTGCTGAGGGCTGGACGATTGTGCGCGACATCGAAACCATGGCCGGAAGCCACAATCACTGCGAGATCCGCATCGAAAACTTGCGGGTGCCGCGGGAGAATCTCCTGGGGCAGCGCGGCCAAGGGCATTTGCTCGGGCAAAGCCGATTGGGTCCGGCACGCCTCGCCCACTGCATGCGGTGGATCGGGCAAGCGGAAATGGCTTTGGACATGATGGTCGACCGCGCCCTGAAGCGCTACGCCCATGGCTCCTACTTGGCGGAAAAGCAGGGGATTCAGTGGATGATCGCAGACTCCGCCATGGAGCTCTACCAGTGTAAGCTCATGGTGTTGCACGCCGCCTACAAGATCGATCGGGGCGAAGATTTTCGCAGCGAGGTTTCGATGGCAAAGCACTTCGTGGCGAACGCGTTGAACCGCATCATCGATCGCGCCATCCAAGTCCACGGCGCGCTCGGTTACTCGCTCGACACACCGCTTGCCCGCATGGCGCAGCACGCGCGGTGGGCGCGGTTTGCGGATGGCGCGGACGAAGTGCATCAGTGGCGCATCGCTCAACGAACGATCGAAGCCTACAAGCGCGATGGCACCACCAAAGCGGCAACCGGCGGACTCCCGCTTTAA